A single window of Nitrospirota bacterium DNA harbors:
- a CDS encoding sulfite exporter TauE/SafE family protein, with product MNNQELLPYIDFFKGFANPYLGVLIAGLFYGMTLCSFSCLPYIGTYIIGTQEGFSKGFKATIIFSISRIATYTLLGGLCGYIGSVILKEINPGLILLITGVVIFLIGIIVILKPLQTCPQNGHKIKKTISFKNPFLHLISMGVVISLIPCLPLTAVLLYSSTTQSIFTGGLIALMFSIGTSISPLYLFGGAAGWFSKKIRLEIPQHKGLMQRISGGILVFLGAKLLYGAF from the coding sequence ATGAATAACCAGGAGCTTTTACCTTATATTGATTTCTTTAAAGGTTTTGCAAACCCTTATCTGGGTGTGCTTATTGCAGGTCTTTTTTATGGAATGACCCTATGCAGTTTTTCGTGTCTGCCTTATATAGGCACATATATAATAGGCACACAGGAGGGGTTTAGTAAGGGGTTTAAGGCCACCATTATATTTTCCATCTCCAGGATTGCTACTTATACCTTGTTGGGAGGATTATGCGGATATATAGGAAGTGTTATCCTGAAGGAGATAAATCCAGGGCTAATATTGCTTATAACAGGTGTAGTTATATTCCTGATAGGTATCATCGTTATCTTAAAGCCCCTTCAGACCTGTCCACAAAATGGTCATAAAATAAAAAAGACGATATCCTTTAAAAACCCTTTTTTGCATTTAATTTCCATGGGGGTAGTAATCAGCCTGATCCCGTGTTTACCTCTCACGGCCGTCTTGTTATATTCCTCAACAACACAGTCTATCTTTACAGGTGGACTTATAGCGCTGATGTTCAGCATCGGGACATCTATATCTCCTTTATATCTTTTTGGAGGTGCGGCAGGATGGTTTTCCAAAAAAATAAGACTTGAGATCCCTCAACACAAGGGTTTAATGCAGAGAATAAGCGGGGGGATTTTAGTTTTCTTAGGAGCTAAGTTGTTGTATGGGGCTTTTTAA
- a CDS encoding energy transducer TonB, with the protein MNYNINGFKVSFLLHVIIIMLILGLSHSIRSEGKVVVIDFSIEGSTSTVKTDTRPVNQRHDDKRPIAQSRIAQVVQKSEPVPAVKNEMNPTESESQVPVPVTQKPADNTGTKIASLPALTDTGGSVTSSVISDENRGNSIENEKTKYLKEHFSYIRNMIQKNLSYPRIAREMGWIGKVTVSFIVCENGHVKDIKIVESSGVAILDKNAINTIKRVSPFPKPPVGAQIIIPVSYKLN; encoded by the coding sequence ATGAATTACAATATAAATGGATTTAAGGTCTCGTTTCTGCTCCATGTCATAATAATCATGCTCATACTTGGTTTGAGCCATTCTATCAGGTCGGAGGGGAAAGTGGTGGTTATTGACTTCAGTATCGAAGGCAGCACAAGCACTGTAAAGACTGATACCAGACCTGTTAATCAAAGGCATGACGATAAAAGACCAATAGCACAGTCGAGAATTGCGCAGGTGGTTCAAAAGAGTGAGCCTGTTCCTGCTGTAAAGAATGAAATGAATCCAACAGAATCAGAATCTCAGGTTCCTGTGCCTGTTACACAAAAACCGGCAGATAATACTGGTACCAAAATCGCATCTTTACCTGCCCTGACTGATACAGGCGGATCGGTAACATCTTCAGTAATATCTGATGAAAACAGGGGAAACTCGATAGAAAATGAAAAAACTAAATACCTCAAAGAGCACTTTTCGTATATAAGGAATATGATACAGAAAAACCTTTCTTATCCACGTATTGCAAGGGAGATGGGATGGATTGGTAAAGTGACTGTATCTTTTATAGTCTGCGAGAATGGACATGTTAAGGATATAAAAATCGTAGAAAGTTCAGGGGTAGCGATTTTAGATAAGAACGCCATAAATACTATAAAAAGGGTCTCCCCATTTCCCAAACCTCCTGTTGGAGCACAGATCATAATTCCAGTTAGTTACAAATTAAATTAA
- a CDS encoding acyl-CoA dehydratase activase produces the protein MEYYIGIDVGSSFTKLALIDESRVLSHKVVPTGVNCQETTVRSLKELLDEFKIPDMAINPAPRVKTRGFTGCGVKYIVSTGYGRRLINVANDTISEITANATGAQWLGKSAGCVRTIIDIGGQDSKVIALDEKGVTKNFAMNDKCAAGTGRFLENMARILEINITDLGDLSLQAKIPVKINSTCTVFAESEVISLLARGKAKPEIIAGLHYSIAKRIVRLVKRIGIEDMVFFDGGPALNNGLVKAMEDELARGIYVPPTPQITTAIGAALIAKEAFLKEVHSGSY, from the coding sequence ATGGAATATTATATAGGGATAGATGTCGGCTCCTCATTTACAAAACTGGCCCTGATAGATGAAAGCAGGGTATTGAGTCATAAGGTTGTACCTACTGGTGTAAATTGTCAGGAAACAACTGTGAGGTCATTAAAGGAGCTTTTAGATGAGTTTAAGATTCCCGATATGGCTATAAACCCCGCACCACGTGTTAAAACACGGGGCTTTACGGGGTGCGGGGTAAAATATATTGTGTCTACCGGTTATGGAAGGAGGCTGATAAATGTCGCTAATGATACCATCAGTGAGATAACTGCTAATGCCACCGGTGCACAGTGGTTAGGCAAATCTGCAGGGTGTGTGAGGACAATCATAGATATTGGCGGGCAGGACAGTAAAGTCATTGCCCTCGATGAGAAGGGTGTCACTAAAAACTTTGCTATGAATGACAAATGCGCTGCCGGTACAGGAAGATTTCTGGAGAATATGGCCAGGATACTGGAAATAAACATAACAGATTTAGGTGATTTATCCCTGCAGGCAAAAATCCCTGTGAAGATAAACAGCACCTGCACTGTCTTTGCCGAATCAGAGGTAATATCTCTTCTGGCAAGGGGTAAAGCAAAGCCGGAGATTATTGCCGGGCTTCATTATTCTATTGCCAAACGGATAGTTAGATTAGTCAAAAGGATTGGTATAGAAGATATGGTCTTCTTTGACGGCGGCCCTGCCTTAAATAATGGTTTAGTTAAGGCGATGGAGGATGAATTAGCAAGGGGAATCTATGTCCCACCTACTCCGCAGATTACTACAGCAATCGGGGCAGCCCTGATAGCTAAAGAGGCATTCTTAAAAGAAGTCCATTCAGGGAGCTATTAA
- a CDS encoding biopolymer transporter ExbD — translation MEEKEFDYINVIPFVDIMLVLLTIVLTTSTFIVQGIIPVELPKASKSEAESLRTQIIEIDKKGNLFWNSNPITLSNLFSLMKDKDKNTPILIRADRNIALQTFVDVLDAVKSLGFKRVSLQTEEKR, via the coding sequence ATGGAAGAGAAGGAATTTGATTACATAAATGTCATTCCGTTTGTAGACATCATGCTCGTCTTATTGACTATTGTCCTTACAACATCCACATTTATTGTACAGGGTATTATCCCTGTTGAACTCCCGAAGGCATCAAAGAGTGAGGCAGAGAGTCTGAGAACTCAGATTATCGAGATAGATAAAAAGGGAAATCTCTTCTGGAATTCAAATCCGATTACCCTAAGTAATCTATTTAGTTTAATGAAGGATAAAGATAAAAACACCCCCATACTGATCAGGGCAGACAGGAATATAGCATTACAGACTTTTGTTGATGTCCTCGATGCTGTAAAGTCCCTCGGCTTTAAGAGGGTGAGCCTCCAGACAGAGGAGAAAAGATGA
- the exbB gene encoding TonB-system energizer ExbB, whose protein sequence is MEWLKIVIDYGIIGFLVFLSFIAVGIAIERRLFYKNFKLDGFDDKKALELELTRKIHIIATIGSNAPYIGLLGTVLGIMLTFYTVGMEGFVDSKRIMVGLALALKATAVGLLVAIPAVALYNFLLRRVKVIMMQWEIKNGNSLTCHSRAGGNPE, encoded by the coding sequence ATGGAGTGGCTTAAGATTGTAATTGATTATGGAATAATCGGTTTTTTGGTGTTTCTAAGCTTTATAGCAGTAGGGATTGCTATAGAAAGGAGACTATTTTACAAAAATTTTAAGCTGGATGGATTCGATGATAAAAAGGCCCTTGAACTCGAACTTACAAGAAAAATCCATATTATAGCCACCATCGGGAGCAATGCCCCTTACATTGGATTATTAGGAACGGTGCTGGGGATTATGCTGACATTTTATACAGTAGGGATGGAAGGTTTTGTAGATTCCAAGAGGATAATGGTTGGTCTTGCCCTTGCCCTTAAGGCAACCGCCGTTGGTCTCCTTGTTGCTATACCAGCGGTGGCACTATATAATTTTCTCCTCAGAAGGGTAAAGGTTATTATGATGCAATGGGAGATAAAGAATGGGAACTCCTTAACCTGTCATTCCCGCGCAGGCGGGAATCCAGAGTAG